One region of Triticum aestivum cultivar Chinese Spring chromosome 6B, IWGSC CS RefSeq v2.1, whole genome shotgun sequence genomic DNA includes:
- the LOC123137029 gene encoding uncharacterized protein isoform X1, translated as MGCNSRENKTAPEQELTTLPGKKKCFACKETSHNLGQCRIKDKLGTAARLFGHYTRFPFYMIQPSKEVVENEKFYHHCLLITSNTCNLDPAVVKIELNKFWKLTDGWYIKREGRQNFVASFNSEEDLLSCLNPPNVETFLDEKEVNFTVARWDEGDGEKLDLIREWLLVYGVPGAYRNWKELYQVASAVGVLLEVDEESLESGDKEPIRLRIALGSLVGAPFSYHFAFGWSSRLVKFMIEDKARRIEGQWKEVEERKVCVMKEYADIREGIEVPPETLDKGMDLEGTGIDFAGNYSLDFGSCSRKECKEELKTTERNGNIMKEYADIREQGIEVPAETLNEGMDLEGTGVDFTGNYSLDFRSCSGKECKEELKTTEGNGSVMMEYADIREEGIEVPAETLNEGMDLEGTGVDFTGNYSLDFRSCSGKECKEELKTTEGNGSIMMEYAAIREEGIEVRPETLNEGMDLEGIGVDFAGNYSLDLGSCPGKECKEELKTTEGNGSVMKEYADIREEGIEVPLETLNKGMDLEGTGVDFAGNYSLDLGSCLGKECKEEPKTTETVTLLEVAKFIPELRADEEIKENSGSAIAATTTNSKKAAEGGQSPSESSARGDHMSGLEDCSDKKHQKKLMTCDMATILQVSKFTEEFKTDGEIKENNASAIGGTRTNSEGATVDIPKATEDMATLLQASKFTEELRTDREIKENNASAILGTRMNSERATEDIPKATEDMATLLQVSKFTEELRTNGEIKENNASAIVDTRTNSGRATEDVPKAEGGQSISGSSTSTSLIEEVFRGHKPSIKNVYTRRDRKQKKSAEGSTLCANISSDSAHEGLQKPPIKNMYEGSDPKQKGSTVGQLASKELNRGMNPGSSSHATRIATSTCNMMDSESLLEKEHEKEMKMAETAAKTVGAEGAQSIKGSSVCMLRVTQTKGVDVAGTTPEGAWFDGKQPVSKITTRLTQFYEEFNTYNEIYDSFVEMGLQENLLKGIYAYGLEKPSLVHQRGIVPLCKGLDVIQQSLSGTTVTLACGVLQRLDYGSMECQALVLVPTRDLAQETEKVIGALGQWLSVKAHACLGGTSVREHKQILSSSTQVIVATPSRALDMLRTRALCPDNVRMLVLDEADEILAGGLKNQIYDIIQLLPAKIQFGVFSTTMSNEALELCRKCMNKPMKVIVPKDEELEGFTVKQFHVKAEDEELKFEKLCDLFDTMVVTQNIIFVNARRKVESLAEKISGRGYTVSASHGGMDQHARDVAVQDLRSGSSRVLVTTDIRGANAVQVPVVINYDLPTQPVQYLRHVRRSGQPGGIGVAISFVARADERVLSDIQRFCNTQLAKLPSDVADLL; from the exons ATGGGATGTAATAGTCGAGAAAATAAGACTGCGCCGGAGCAAGAACTAACTACTTTACCTGGTAAAAAGAAGTGCTTTGCTTGTAAAGAGACATCACACAATTTGGGTCAATGCAGGATAAAAGACAAACTGGGTACTGCGGCCCGGCTATTTGGACATTATACAAGGTTTCCATTCTACATGATTCAGCCTTCAAAGGAAGTTGTTGAAAATGAAAAATTCTACCATCACTGCCTGCTGATCACATCTAATACCTGTAACTTGGACCCGGCAGTGGTGAAAATTGAACTAAACAAGTTCTGGAAGCTGACTGATGGCTGGTATATAAAGAGAGAAGGTAGACAGAATTTCGTGGCATCCTTCAACTCAGAGGAGGACCTACTAAGCTGTTTAAATCCTCCCAATGTAGAAACATTTCTGGATGAAAAGGAGGTGAATTTTACTGTAGCAAGGTGGGATGAAGGTGATGGGGAGAAACTTGACTTGATCAGAGAGTGGCTTTTGGTCTATGGGGTCCCAGGTGCATATAGAAACTGGAAGGAGCTATATCAAGTTGCATCTGCAGTTGGAGTTTTGCTTGAGGTGGATGAGGAAAGTTTGGAAAGCGGAGATAAGGAGCCTATTAGGTTGAGGATAGCGTTGGGAAGTCTTGTTGGTGCTCCTTTCTCTTACCACTTTGCGTTTGGATGGTCATCTAGACTAGTCAAGTTCATGATTGAAGACAAAGCAAGAAGGATAGAAGGGCAATGGAAGGAAGTAGAAGAACGGAAGGTCTGCGTCATGAAGGAATATGCAGATATAAGAGAAGGTATTGAGGTACCTCCAGAAACACTGGATAAAGGAATGGATTTAGAGGGCACTGGAATAGATTTCGCGGGCAATTATTCTTTGGATTTTGGAAGTTGCTCACGCAAGGAATGTAAAGAAGAACTGAAAACCACAGAACGAAATGGTAACATCATGAAGGAATATGCAGATATAAGAGAACAAGGTATTGAGGTACCTGCAGAAACACTGAATGAAGGAATGGATTTAGAGGGCACTGGAGTAGATTTCACAGGCAATTATTCTTTGGATTTCAGAAGTTGCTCAGGCAAGGAATGTAAAGAAGAACTGAAAACCACAGAAGGGAATGGTAGCGTCATGATGGAATATGCAGATATAAGAGAAGAAGGTATTGAGGTACCTGCAGAAACACTGAATGAAGGAATGGATTTAGAGGGTACTGGAGTAGATTTCACAGGCAATTATTCTTTGGATTTCAGAAGTTGCTCAGGCAAGGAATGTAAAGAAGAACTGAAAACCACAGAAGGGAATGGTAGCATCATGATGGAATATGCAGCTATAAGAGAAGAAGGTATTGAGGTACGTCCAGAAACACTGAATGAAGGAATGGATTTAGAGGGCATTGGAGTAGATTTCGCAGGCAATTATTCTTTGGATTTGGGAAGTTGCCCAGGCAAGGAATGTAAAGAAGAACTGAAAACCACAGAAGGGAATGGTAGTGTCATGAAGGAATATGCAGATATAAGAGAAGAAGGTATTGAGGTACCTCTAGAAACACTCAATAAAGGAATGGATTTAGAGGGCACTGGAGTAGATTTCGCAGGCAATTATTCTTTGGATTTAGGAAGTTGCTTAGGCAAGGAATGTAAAGAAGAACCGAAGACCACAGAAACAGTTACATTGCTGGAAGTGGCAAAGTTCATTCCAGAGTTAAGAGCTGATGAAGAGATCAAGGAAAACAGCGGAAGTGCTATAGCAGCCACCACAACAAACTCGAAGAAAGCAGCAGAAGGGGGGCAATCCCCAAGTGAAAGCTCGGCAAGAGGTGATCATATGTCGGGTTTGGAAGATTGTTCTGACAAGAAACATCAAAAGAAACTGATGACCTGCGACATGGCTACAATTCTGCAAGTGTCGAAGTTCACTGAAGAGTTTAAAACTGATGGAGAGATCAAAGAAAACAATGCAAGTGCTATAGGGGGCACCAGAACGAACTCCGAGGGAGCTACAGTAGACATTCCAAAAGCTACAGAAGACATGGCTACATTGCTGCAAGCATCGAAGTTCACTGAAGAGTTAAGAACTGATAGAGAGATCAAAGAAAACAATGCAAGTGCTATACTGGGCACCAGAATGAACTCTGAGAGAGCTACAGAAGACATTCCAAAAGCTACAGAAGACATGGCTACATTGCTGCAAGTGTCGAAGTTCACTGAAGAGTTAAGAACTAATGGAGAGATCAAAGAAAACAATGCAAGTGCTATAGTGGATACCAGAACGAACTCGGGGAGAGCTACAGAAGACGTTCCAAAAGCTGaaggtgggcaatccataagtggaagttcaacttcaacAAGCTTGATTGAAGAGGTCTTCAGAG GTCACAAGCCATCTATAAAAAATGTGTACACAAGAAGAGATCGGAAGCAAAAAAAATCGGCAGAAGGTTCCACTTTGTGTGCTAACATCAGTTCTGACAGTGCCCATGAAGGTTTACAGAAGCCACCTATAAAAAATATGTATGAGGGAAGTGATCCCAAGCAAAAAGGATCCACAGTGGGGCAACTTGCTTCAAAGGAACTGAACAGAGGAATGAACCCAGGGAGCAGCAGTCACGCCACAAGGATTGCAACCTCAACATGCAATATGATGGACTCAGAAAGTTTATTGGAAAAGGAACACGAGAAAGAAATGAAAATGGCAGAAACAGCAGCAAAGACTGTGGGAGCTGAAGGAGCACAATCTATCAAGGGAAGTTCAGTATGCATGCTTAGAGTAACTCAGACAAAAG GTGTTGACGTGGCTGGAACGACACCAGAAGGAGCTTGGTTTGATGGAAAGCAGCCTGTTTCTAAGATAACTACGCG gctaaCTCAATTTTACGAGGAGTTCAACACATACAATGAAATCTATGACAGTTTCGTTGAGATGGGTCTTCAAGAAAATCTGCTGAAAGGAATATATGCATATG GCCTGGAGAAGCCTTCTTTAGTCCATCAACGAGGAATTGTCCCATTGTGCAAGGGTCTGGATGTTATCCAGCAGTCACTGTCTGGAACAACTGTGACACTTGCCTGTGGAGTTCTCCAGCGACTTGATTATGGATCCATGGAATGCCAAGCTTTGGTTCTTGTACCAACGCGTGACTTGGCACAGGAGACCGAGAAAGTTATTGGAGCACTTGGTCAGTGGCTAAGTGTCAAAGCTCATGCTTGTCTTGGAGGAACTAGTGTTCGTGAGCACAAGCAAATTTTGTCCAGCAGCACCCAGGTTATTGTCGCTACTCCTAGCCGCGCTCTAGACATGCTGAGAACACGAGCGCTCTGTCCAGATAACGTCAGAATGCTTGTCTTGGATGAAGCAGATGAAATACTCGCAGGAGGTTTGAAGAACCAG ATCTATGATATTATCCAGCTTCTCCCAGCCAAAATCCAGTTTGGTGTATTCTCTACCACCATGTCCAATGAAGCTCTCGAACTTTGCCGTAAGTGCATGAATAAGCCTATGAAGGTCATAGTGCCGAAAGATGAAGAATTGGAGGGTTTTACTGTTAAGCAGTTCCATGTTAAAGCTGAGGATGAAGAGTTGAAGTTTGAAAAATTATGTGATCTTTTTGACACCATG